One part of the Vicia villosa cultivar HV-30 ecotype Madison, WI linkage group LG6, Vvil1.0, whole genome shotgun sequence genome encodes these proteins:
- the LOC131612218 gene encoding uncharacterized protein LOC131612218, which yields MPNWELKNCCDHDQKLFIAFVGVYTVVILLLWRTFLLTPFKLITVFLHEASHAIACLLTCGKVEGIQVHGNEGGVTQTRGGIYWVILPAGYLGSSFWGMALILASTNILTARIAAGCFLAALVIVLFIAKNWTLRGLCIGFIIFIAVVWLLQEKTKVHILRYVILFIGVMNSLFSVYDIYDDLISRRVNSSDAEKFAEVCPCPCNGFGWGVIWGMISFVFLCASLYLGLVILS from the exons ATGCCAAACTGGGAGCTTAAGAACTGTTGTGATCACGACCAGAAGCTCTTCATTGCTTTCGTTGGTGTTTACACCGTTGTCATCCTCCTG cTATGGAGGACTTTTCTGCTTACGCCGTTTAAGCTCATCACTGTGTTTCTGCACGAAGCGAGTCATGCGATTGCCTGTTTGCTCACTTGTGGCAAG GTGGAGGGTATCCAGGTTCATGGAAACGAGGGCGGGGTGACACAGACGCGTGGTGGAATATACTGGGTGATCTTGCCGGCTGGAT ATCTTGGTTCATCATTTTGGGGAATGGCTTTGATTCTTGCTTCCACAAATATTCTCACTGCAAGGATTGCCGCTGGTTGCTTCCTTGCTGCTCTGGTTATTGTGCTCTTTATTGCTAAAAAC TGGACACTCCGAGGACTCTGTATTG gatttattatttttattgctgTGGTTTGGCTTCTGCAAGAGAAAACAAAAGTCCATATCCTTCGCTATGTCATTCTCTTCATTG GTGTGATGAACAGTTTGTTTTCGGTTTATG ATATTTATGATGATTTAATATCTAGAAGAGTCAACTCTAGTGATGCTGAGAAGTTTGCGGAAGTCTGCCCATGCCCTTGTAATGGTTTTGGATGGGGAGTTATTTG GGGGATGATATCATTTGTATTTCTTTGCGCATCTCTGTACCTTGGACTGGTCATATTATCATGA